In Candidatus Protochlamydia phocaeensis, a single genomic region encodes these proteins:
- the nuoG gene encoding NADH-quinone oxidoreductase subunit NuoG, producing MQTTDQVNIVTFTLDGQSISVPKGTTVYTAAKQHGINIPVFCYQDRMPPFGACRMCLVEVEKMPKLQTSCTLVATEGMVVKTHSEAAEKGREGILEFLLINHPLDCPICDRGGECLLQDNTMAYGPGRSRFFEEKRHFVKPWSLGPVLMLDRERCIVCARCTRFGDIIAGDHALEMMERGYRSEVGTPDGGPAESKFIGNTIQLCPVGALTSDVYRFRARPWDNDSTPSTCTLCPVGCSMFLDSRDGEIMRTRSRENHEVNDIWLCDKGFFGYEFTYHPDRLQQPLIRKGDKLETASWEEAIALVSEKMKAFQPEGKIAAWGGNPLTVEENYLLQKLMRERLGSNHIDHRIGMPIMDLHQEGMAPGMEMAIGECEQLSFAILFGLDLTEEFPVIWLRLKQAINRGATVIFIGHFAPEIAPHLAKTIIHAPGRELELLREHLPNLAKLAEEGKEGAIFIGRQYLASPERASILSELDRLRQTFPSPVSLNLLEGRGNSEGARLAGMRPDLKPFGRHISEPGLNALQVLESAAREGWDLLYVVGANPALKFPSDQWKEARSKLKFLVVQDLFLTETAKQADVVLPPLCFVEKGGHFINIEGRVQKIEPGKAIPPGFYSDGEIFTLLADKMGTSLILDDHFLNRLKPGHLFHERAKYLKETSSTPAIGPREGKLAATFSHTLFDHGERMKHDPHVIRLVKEPRVRLHPFEGAKRGLQDGEMALLTANGRSITAKLRLDKRVAEGTVVLPLGFEKIPVHEFDANLLNGLLVDIQKEV from the coding sequence GTGCAAACTACGGACCAAGTTAATATCGTCACTTTTACACTTGATGGACAGTCAATCAGCGTTCCCAAAGGAACGACTGTCTATACGGCCGCCAAGCAGCATGGAATTAATATCCCTGTTTTTTGCTATCAAGACCGCATGCCCCCATTCGGGGCGTGCCGCATGTGCTTGGTCGAAGTTGAAAAAATGCCGAAGCTTCAGACCTCTTGCACCTTAGTCGCTACAGAAGGAATGGTTGTTAAAACACATAGCGAGGCAGCTGAAAAAGGAAGGGAAGGCATTTTAGAATTCTTGCTCATCAATCATCCGCTCGATTGCCCTATTTGCGATAGGGGAGGGGAATGCCTATTGCAAGATAATACCATGGCTTATGGCCCCGGTAGAAGCCGGTTCTTCGAAGAGAAACGCCATTTTGTTAAGCCGTGGTCTTTAGGTCCTGTATTGATGCTGGATCGCGAACGCTGCATTGTTTGCGCGCGGTGCACCCGCTTTGGAGATATTATTGCCGGAGATCATGCGCTTGAAATGATGGAGCGAGGCTACCGAAGCGAAGTCGGCACGCCAGATGGAGGGCCGGCAGAATCCAAATTTATTGGAAATACCATTCAATTATGTCCTGTCGGGGCTCTGACTAGCGATGTTTACCGCTTTCGCGCCCGTCCTTGGGATAACGATTCCACACCCAGCACCTGTACGCTATGCCCTGTCGGCTGCAGCATGTTTCTTGATTCGCGCGATGGAGAAATTATGCGGACGCGCTCTAGAGAAAACCATGAGGTCAATGACATCTGGCTGTGCGATAAAGGATTCTTCGGCTACGAATTTACCTATCATCCCGACCGCTTGCAACAGCCTTTGATCCGCAAGGGCGATAAGCTTGAAACAGCCAGCTGGGAAGAGGCTATCGCCTTAGTCTCAGAAAAAATGAAAGCCTTCCAGCCAGAAGGAAAGATAGCTGCTTGGGGAGGCAATCCATTGACAGTGGAAGAAAACTATCTCCTGCAAAAGCTTATGCGGGAAAGATTGGGAAGCAACCACATCGATCATCGCATTGGGATGCCGATTATGGATCTTCATCAAGAAGGGATGGCACCCGGGATGGAAATGGCGATCGGAGAATGCGAGCAACTGTCATTTGCCATTCTTTTTGGCTTAGATCTTACGGAAGAATTTCCTGTAATTTGGTTAAGGTTAAAGCAGGCAATTAACCGTGGAGCGACAGTAATCTTTATTGGGCATTTTGCTCCTGAAATCGCTCCTCATTTGGCCAAAACGATTATTCATGCTCCCGGAAGAGAGCTTGAATTGCTAAGAGAGCACCTTCCCAATCTAGCCAAATTGGCAGAAGAAGGTAAAGAAGGCGCCATTTTTATTGGAAGGCAATACTTGGCTTCACCTGAGCGGGCATCGATTTTATCTGAATTGGATAGGCTGCGCCAAACGTTTCCTTCCCCTGTATCGCTTAATCTATTAGAGGGGAGAGGAAATAGTGAAGGGGCAAGATTGGCAGGGATGCGTCCGGACTTAAAGCCGTTTGGCAGGCATATAAGCGAGCCTGGCCTAAATGCCCTTCAAGTATTAGAATCCGCTGCGCGCGAGGGGTGGGATTTATTATATGTTGTCGGCGCTAATCCAGCTTTGAAATTTCCCTCTGATCAATGGAAGGAAGCGCGCAGCAAATTGAAGTTCCTCGTCGTTCAAGATCTTTTCCTCACAGAAACGGCCAAGCAGGCAGACGTTGTCCTGCCCCCGCTATGCTTTGTCGAGAAGGGAGGGCATTTCATCAATATTGAAGGGCGCGTCCAGAAGATTGAGCCCGGGAAAGCCATTCCGCCCGGATTCTATAGCGATGGCGAAATTTTTACGCTGCTGGCGGATAAAATGGGCACATCTTTGATTCTCGATGATCATTTCCTTAACCGACTTAAGCCAGGACATCTCTTTCACGAAAGGGCTAAATATTTGAAAGAAACGTCTTCTACACCGGCAATCGGGCCGCGGGAAGGCAAGCTGGCTGCGACTTTTTCTCATACTCTTTTTGATCATGGCGAGCGCATGAAGCACGATCCGCATGTCATCCGCTTGGTAAAAGAGCCAAGAGTGCGTTTGCATCCTTTTGAAGGGGCTAAAAGGGGCCTTCAGGATGGAGAAATGGCACTGTTGACAGCTAATGGACGATCAATTACTGCCAAGCTGCGGCTGGACAAGCGCGTGGCTGAGGGAACCGTTGTTTTGCCGCTTGGCTTTGAAAAAATTCCCGTTCATGAATTTGATGCGAATTTGCTGAATGGTTTATTGGTCGATATACAAAAAGAAGTGTAG
- the nuoH gene encoding NADH-quinone oxidoreductase subunit NuoH → MQELVIEALIKGLVIIAVLFLAAAYMTYCERIVLARLQLRLGPVRVGPLGLLQPIADGIKLLCKERFQPTGVDTFTYWLAPAISLFMALFAFVLIPIGGTVYLWGHTVSLQIADVNAGIVFLLAFSSLAVYGVVLAGWSSNNRYSLLGGLRGTAQMISYEVPMGLSILTVILSASTLSLQDIVAEQPTIGKWFIWTNPISFIIYIITAFAETNRSPFDLPEAEHELTAGYHTEYGGMKFAVFFLGEYVNMLAVSSIAVTLFFGGWHGPGDIPVLWYFLKVAFFIFLFMWVRATLPRFRYDQLMTFGWKVLVPVAVLNLLVTAYFVLVVR, encoded by the coding sequence ATGCAAGAGTTAGTCATTGAAGCCCTGATTAAAGGCCTTGTCATTATTGCTGTCTTATTTCTTGCCGCCGCTTATATGACTTATTGCGAGCGGATCGTGCTGGCTCGTTTGCAGTTGCGCTTGGGACCTGTCCGGGTAGGGCCTTTAGGATTGCTGCAGCCGATTGCCGATGGTATCAAGCTGCTTTGTAAAGAACGATTCCAACCGACGGGAGTGGATACTTTTACGTATTGGCTGGCGCCTGCCATTTCGCTCTTTATGGCTCTATTTGCCTTTGTCTTGATTCCGATCGGAGGTACGGTCTATCTATGGGGACATACCGTTTCTTTGCAAATAGCCGACGTCAATGCCGGGATTGTCTTTCTTTTAGCCTTCTCTTCTTTGGCTGTTTATGGAGTCGTTTTGGCTGGATGGTCGTCCAATAACCGTTATTCTCTATTGGGAGGGCTGCGCGGAACGGCCCAAATGATCAGTTATGAAGTTCCTATGGGATTGTCTATCTTGACTGTTATCCTGTCTGCTAGCACATTGAGTTTGCAAGACATTGTTGCGGAACAGCCAACGATAGGCAAGTGGTTTATTTGGACCAATCCCATCAGCTTTATTATTTACATCATTACAGCCTTTGCCGAGACAAACCGGTCTCCTTTTGATTTACCTGAGGCGGAGCATGAGTTGACGGCTGGCTATCATACCGAATATGGCGGCATGAAATTTGCCGTTTTCTTTCTTGGCGAGTATGTCAACATGCTGGCCGTTTCTTCCATTGCCGTTACGCTCTTCTTTGGTGGCTGGCATGGACCGGGCGATATTCCTGTCCTATGGTATTTCTTAAAAGTGGCTTTCTTTATTTTCTTGTTTATGTGGGTAAGAGCCACACTGCCTCGCTTCCGCTATGATCAATTGATGACATTTGGTTGGAAAGTATTGGTTCCGGTGGCGGTCCTTAACTTACTCGTAACCGCTTACTTTGTATTGGTGGTGAGATGA
- the nuoI gene encoding NADH-quinone oxidoreductase subunit NuoI: MKKAFSKVMSMLNGLFIVLKYGFKRPVTIRYPEEKRKLPARSRGRHYLTKWDDGLERCVGCELCAIVCPSQAIYVKPAENQPGDIHSHGERYASDFQINMIRCIYCGYCEEACPTGAIILSNEYELSSFDRESLIFTKDKLTEKKPGDSGRDPHREI; the protein is encoded by the coding sequence ATGAAAAAAGCGTTCAGCAAAGTCATGTCCATGCTTAATGGGCTCTTCATTGTCCTGAAATATGGTTTTAAGCGCCCTGTGACGATACGCTATCCGGAAGAAAAGCGTAAGCTTCCCGCCCGCTCCCGCGGCCGGCATTACCTCACCAAATGGGATGATGGACTAGAGCGTTGCGTCGGCTGCGAGCTATGTGCGATCGTATGCCCCTCTCAAGCTATCTATGTCAAGCCTGCAGAGAATCAACCGGGAGATATCCATTCGCATGGCGAACGCTATGCATCGGACTTCCAGATCAATATGATCCGCTGCATTTATTGCGGCTATTGTGAAGAGGCATGCCCGACTGGAGCAATCATTTTAAGCAATGAATATGAGCTGTCCAGCTTTGACCGTGAGTCGCTCATTTTTACAAAAGATAAATTGACTGAAAAAAAACCGGGTGATTCGGGACGAGATCCGCATAGGGAGATTTAA
- a CDS encoding NADH-quinone oxidoreductase subunit J, translated as MTSVIAFQWVVCLLLTLSSLGVILLRKPVHASLSFLLTLMMLAVLYLQLSAQFIAVMQILVYAGAIMVIFMFVVVLFQDAYQQIALYEAKSSRLFLFTAVILLLLAIGFWSRNLVDLALVKETKPENFGTVQALGQALYLDFFFPFEAVTLLFLIAAVGAVYVARKEK; from the coding sequence ATGACTTCAGTGATTGCTTTCCAATGGGTTGTCTGTCTGCTTTTGACTTTATCTTCGTTAGGCGTGATTTTATTGCGCAAGCCTGTGCATGCCAGCCTTTCCTTTCTTTTGACGCTTATGATGCTGGCTGTCCTTTATCTACAGCTTTCCGCTCAATTTATCGCCGTTATGCAGATATTAGTCTATGCGGGCGCCATTATGGTCATTTTCATGTTTGTCGTCGTCCTTTTCCAGGATGCCTACCAGCAAATTGCCCTTTATGAGGCGAAAAGCTCGCGTTTGTTTCTATTCACCGCTGTTATCCTCTTATTGTTAGCGATAGGGTTCTGGAGTAGGAATCTTGTTGATTTGGCGCTTGTTAAAGAAACCAAGCCGGAAAATTTTGGCACAGTCCAAGCGTTGGGCCAGGCGCTCTATTTGGATTTCTTCTTCCCCTTTGAAGCCGTAACATTGCTTTTTTTGATAGCGGCGGTAGGGGCTGTTTACGTTGCAAGAAAGGAGAAGTAA
- the nuoK gene encoding NADH-quinone oxidoreductase subunit NuoK, with protein sequence MDLSLLVFTSLAMLIIGIIGVLTKRNALILFLSIELMLNAANLLFVTFAYSWGNQTGLVWVFFVLVVAAAEAAVGLAIIINLFRTKHVVDIDQYNRLRG encoded by the coding sequence ATGGATCTTTCGCTCCTCGTTTTTACCAGTTTAGCTATGCTTATCATCGGCATTATTGGTGTATTAACCAAGCGGAATGCCTTAATTTTGTTCTTGTCCATCGAGCTTATGCTGAATGCCGCTAATCTTCTTTTTGTTACTTTTGCCTATTCATGGGGCAATCAAACAGGATTGGTCTGGGTTTTCTTTGTTCTTGTCGTTGCAGCGGCAGAAGCAGCGGTCGGGCTAGCTATTATTATTAATTTATTCCGCACCAAGCATGTGGTGGACATTGATCAGTACAATCGATTAAGAGGATAA